The Triticum aestivum cultivar Chinese Spring chromosome 3A, IWGSC CS RefSeq v2.1, whole genome shotgun sequence genome includes a region encoding these proteins:
- the LOC123057458 gene encoding peptidyl-prolyl cis-trans isomerase CYP26-2, chloroplastic, which translates to MSHRILNTSKPTLPPAPPPQLIHHPPQQPTAPKLGRRAAAVAVAIAASPALLGAVSPSARAQEAAAAAASAPCIDELPITAKAFLDVSIGGEPAGRITVGLFGDAAPAGAARFLSLATGVGYRRKEFVKVVPGYVQHAGVVSYPVIPAVTDRLAAEMEAARARCVGGGAMNAAGAVSIVVRDPSLPPPKPKLVARGGRLKIEEEQVGVVPNGTEFVIATRDSPELDASALVVGRVVAGMDVVGRIAAVATVKDNTGSAYFKVAKLIGDKRAVVAERGFNRPYTKILVTNCGVLEQ; encoded by the exons atgTCGCATCGGATCCTCAACACCTCCAAGCCCAcgctgccgccggcgccgccgcctcagCTGATCCACCACCCGCCCCAGCAACCGACAGCACCGAAGCTCGGCCGCCGTGCCGCCGCGGTCGCGGTCGCCATCGCGGCCTCGCCGGCACTCCTCGGCGCCGTCTCCCCGTCCGCCCGGGCGCAggaagcggcagcagcagcagcgtcggcACCCTGCATCGACGAGCTGCCGATCACGGCCAAGGCGTTCCTGGACGTGTCCATCGGCGGCGAGCCGGCGGGCCGCATCACGGTGGGCCTGTTCGGCGACGCGGCGCCGGCCGGCGCGGCCCGGTTCCTGTCGCTCGCCACGGGCGTCGGGTACCGGCGCAAGGAGTTCGTGAAGGTGGTGCCGGGCTACGTGCAGCACGCCGGCGTGGTCTCCTACCCGGTCATCCCCGCGGTGACCGACCGGCTGGCCGCCGAGATGGAGGCCGCGCGCGCGCGGTGCGTTGGCGGCGGCGCGATGAACGCGGCGGGGGCGGTGTCGATCGTGGTGCGGGACCCGAGCCTGCCGCCGCCGAAGCCGaagctggtggcgcggggcgggcGGCTGAAGATCGAGGAGGAGCAGGTGGGCGTGGTGCCCAACGGCACCGAGTTCGTGATCGCCACCAGGGACTCCCCCGAGCTGGACGCGTCGGCGCTGGTGGTGGGCCGCGTCGTCGCCGGCATGGACGTCGTCGGCAGgatcgccgccgtggccaccgtcaaGGACAACACCGGCTCGGCCTACTTCAA GGTGGCGAAGCTGATCGGGGACAAGAGAGCGGTGGTCGCAGAGCGAGGGTTCAACCGCCCCTACACCAAGATCCTAGTAACCAACTGTGGAGTCCTtgagcagtag